From one Aquicella lusitana genomic stretch:
- a CDS encoding TraM recognition domain-containing protein, producing MGIRGLEEQHELQPQLLLRDTRTLGMKVVDFFKDPVNSACLMASFAFAAFFFPAVAEFIGILGIGTFIYAYTRRSTLPFRMPQRSKAYDYNDPLPGSNKPRLARGISFFGNRRSDSDELWFNNDDMRTHVLIFGSTGSGKTEALVSLSYNALVQGSGFLYVDGKGDNSLFAKVFSMCRSMGREDDLLLINFMTGARDIVGAQEKRLSNTMNPFCNGSSSMLSQLVVSLMDQGTQSADGDMWKGRAIVFVEALMKVLVYMRDQGKILLDANTIRNYFELTRLEAIAMDKMFPRDNQEPVSLAETPDLVLEPIRNYIINLPGYDRSKKGKQGSQVLEQHGFITMQLTRAFGSLADTYGHIIRTNLAEVDLKDVVLNRRILVVLLPALEKSPDELANLGKTIIASLKAMMAAGLGESVEGSYREVITRKPTNAPTPYMCILDEYGYYAVKGFAVVPAQARSLGFSVIFAGQDLPAFQKASKEEAASIGANTNIKICMKLEDPMDTWDFFQKTAGESYVTKVDSFQTNAGSLLNNYMDSRSASSEKRQRIDLQDLKDQREGEAHIFFKSKIIRARMFFANPAPVERMRINQFLKVERPPGRVLIDLEERIERFDEVLATDEAVFTLPQDEGEEIQIISDSITSQPEANPIERALSALLAFHNRHAATEKVEAPEEEVGDGRLNIFAKVALPEPVKALVGAPQFDQFSSPLVNKGIAKDKIELLERLMGRPASQANPMTNEILKDMALATDYPPPIEGIFLPSEEVVAIANELCDYVTSLKTKTQEEGA from the coding sequence ATGGGAATACGCGGCTTAGAAGAACAGCATGAACTTCAGCCCCAATTATTGCTGCGTGATACACGTACATTGGGAATGAAGGTTGTTGATTTTTTCAAAGACCCCGTCAATAGTGCTTGTTTGATGGCATCTTTTGCCTTTGCTGCTTTCTTTTTCCCCGCGGTTGCCGAATTTATTGGGATTTTAGGTATTGGTACTTTTATCTACGCCTATACTCGCCGCAGTACACTGCCATTTCGCATGCCGCAACGCTCCAAGGCATATGACTATAATGACCCCTTGCCAGGTTCTAACAAGCCTCGTCTTGCAAGAGGCATTTCATTTTTTGGTAACCGGCGATCGGATAGTGATGAGCTCTGGTTTAATAATGACGATATGCGCACCCACGTTTTGATTTTTGGGTCAACCGGTAGCGGTAAAACAGAAGCGCTTGTTTCACTCTCATACAACGCATTAGTGCAAGGCAGCGGTTTCTTGTATGTGGACGGTAAGGGCGACAATTCTTTATTCGCAAAAGTATTTTCTATGTGCCGCAGCATGGGCCGTGAAGATGATCTTTTGCTGATTAACTTCATGACAGGCGCGCGCGATATTGTGGGTGCCCAGGAAAAGCGCCTGTCCAATACCATGAACCCGTTTTGCAATGGTTCTTCCAGTATGTTGTCGCAGTTGGTAGTGAGCCTGATGGACCAGGGCACGCAAAGTGCTGATGGCGATATGTGGAAAGGCCGTGCCATTGTTTTCGTCGAAGCGTTAATGAAAGTGCTGGTGTACATGCGCGATCAGGGCAAAATTCTGCTGGATGCGAACACCATCCGTAATTATTTTGAATTGACACGCCTTGAAGCAATAGCCATGGACAAGATGTTTCCGCGCGACAATCAAGAACCGGTCAGTCTTGCGGAAACGCCGGATCTCGTCCTTGAGCCTATTCGAAACTATATTATCAACTTGCCGGGTTATGATCGGTCTAAAAAAGGCAAGCAGGGTTCACAAGTGCTTGAACAGCACGGATTTATCACCATGCAATTGACACGTGCCTTCGGTTCATTGGCGGATACCTATGGGCATATCATTCGTACTAATCTAGCAGAAGTGGACTTGAAAGATGTGGTCTTAAATCGCCGCATTCTAGTTGTGTTGCTGCCGGCGCTTGAAAAATCACCTGATGAGTTGGCAAACCTCGGTAAAACCATTATTGCCTCGCTCAAGGCCATGATGGCAGCGGGTCTCGGTGAATCGGTGGAAGGTTCCTATCGTGAGGTAATCACTCGCAAGCCAACCAATGCACCCACGCCTTATATGTGTATTCTCGATGAATACGGTTATTATGCGGTCAAAGGCTTTGCCGTTGTGCCCGCACAAGCCCGTTCACTCGGCTTTTCTGTTATTTTTGCCGGACAAGATTTACCGGCGTTCCAGAAGGCTTCCAAAGAAGAAGCTGCCTCTATCGGCGCCAATACAAACATCAAGATTTGTATGAAACTGGAAGATCCCATGGATACTTGGGATTTTTTCCAAAAAACGGCCGGTGAATCGTATGTCACCAAAGTAGATTCTTTTCAGACCAATGCAGGTAGTCTGTTAAATAATTATATGGATAGCCGCAGTGCTTCATCTGAAAAGCGGCAGCGTATTGATCTGCAGGATTTAAAAGACCAGCGCGAGGGCGAAGCGCATATCTTCTTTAAATCAAAAATCATACGCGCGAGAATGTTTTTCGCAAACCCTGCACCGGTTGAAAGAATGCGAATTAATCAATTCCTGAAAGTAGAACGACCGCCAGGACGCGTATTGATCGATCTTGAAGAACGAATTGAGCGCTTTGATGAAGTCTTGGCAACAGATGAAGCTGTGTTTACTTTGCCGCAGGACGAAGGCGAAGAAATCCAGATCATTTCTGATTCCATCACTTCTCAGCCCGAGGCGAATCCCATTGAGCGCGCGTTATCTGCTTTACTGGCATTTCATAATCGTCATGCCGCGACTGAGAAAGTGGAGGCGCCTGAAGAAGAAGTCGGTGACGGAAGGCTTAATATTTTTGCCAAAGTTGCCCTGCCTGAACCCGTCAAGGCGCTGGTGGGTGCGCCACAGTTTGATCAATTCAGTTCGCCTTTAGTGAATAAGGGAATAGCCAAAGATAAAATCGAATTGCTTGAAAGATTGATGGGGCGACCGGCTTCTCAGGCGAACCCAATGACTAATGAAATCCTTAAAGATATGGCGCTCGCTACCGATTATCCACCGCCTATTGAAGGCATCTTTTTGCCCAGCGAGGAAGTAGTGGCTATTGCCAATGAGCTATGTGATTATGTAACCTCTCTTAAGACGAAGACTCAAGAAGAGGGTGCATAA
- the hemA gene encoding glutamyl-tRNA reductase — MSIFAIGINHKTAPITLREKVYFAQDLLSLYLQDLLNRGYAQEAVLLSTCNRSELYCCADDIHAVHDWFCAQTSLSREALAPAIYTYRDEEAIAHIMQVACGLDSMVLGEPQILGQMKEAFSESCAASAVSTAFHALFQQVFAVAKEIRTTTAIGACPVSVASAAVYFARQRLVEFAQANVVLIGAGDTTELLIRYLQPLLSKPVTLVNRSTEKAASLAETVGGHVYGLEELSTALAQADIVFSATGSAQPIVKKEMMAEATRMRQEKPTILIDIAVPRDIEPAVADLENVELYCIDDLKAIIEKNRQGREHAAEKAREMIRKKSIEFLTELRSLDKVAHTIRAYRGQIEDICHAELTKARQQLRLGSDPAEVLDAFARAFIKKLLHTPSVQLRQAGAEGRYDLLRFAKQLFAIPDPETERL, encoded by the coding sequence ATGTCTATTTTTGCAATTGGGATAAATCATAAGACAGCGCCTATTACTTTGCGGGAGAAGGTCTATTTTGCGCAAGATCTACTTTCGCTCTACTTGCAGGATTTACTGAATCGGGGCTATGCGCAGGAGGCTGTGTTGCTTTCCACCTGCAACCGATCGGAACTGTATTGTTGTGCCGATGATATTCATGCCGTTCACGACTGGTTTTGCGCGCAAACTTCGTTATCCCGCGAGGCCCTCGCGCCGGCGATTTATACTTATCGCGATGAAGAAGCCATCGCGCATATCATGCAAGTGGCATGTGGTCTTGATTCCATGGTGCTCGGCGAGCCGCAGATTCTGGGTCAGATGAAAGAAGCATTTTCGGAAAGCTGCGCTGCCTCTGCGGTCAGCACAGCTTTTCATGCGCTTTTTCAACAGGTATTTGCGGTAGCCAAAGAAATCCGCACGACCACCGCTATCGGGGCCTGTCCTGTTTCTGTGGCCTCTGCCGCTGTTTACTTTGCAAGGCAGCGGTTGGTGGAATTTGCACAGGCTAACGTGGTCTTGATCGGTGCAGGCGATACCACCGAGTTATTGATACGTTATCTTCAACCGCTTCTCAGCAAACCCGTGACGCTAGTTAATCGCAGTACAGAAAAAGCCGCCAGCCTCGCAGAAACAGTGGGCGGCCATGTCTATGGCCTGGAAGAATTGAGTACTGCGCTGGCACAGGCCGATATCGTATTTTCGGCAACCGGCAGTGCGCAGCCTATCGTTAAAAAAGAAATGATGGCGGAAGCTACGCGTATGCGCCAGGAAAAACCAACTATACTCATTGATATAGCGGTGCCACGTGATATTGAACCGGCAGTGGCTGATTTAGAGAACGTGGAACTTTATTGCATTGATGATTTGAAGGCGATCATTGAAAAAAACCGTCAAGGCCGGGAGCATGCGGCAGAGAAAGCGCGAGAAATGATTCGCAAGAAAAGCATTGAATTCCTGACCGAGCTCAGGTCACTTGATAAAGTGGCGCATACCATTCGCGCTTACCGCGGCCAGATTGAAGATATTTGCCACGCGGAGCTGACTAAGGCAAGACAGCAGCTTCGCCTGGGTTCAGATCCGGCGGAAGTATTGGATGCATTTGCCCGTGCTTTTATTAAAAAATTATTGCATACGCCCAGTGTACAATTACGTCAGGCGGGGGCGGAAGGGCGTTACGATCTGCTGCGTTTTGCCAAACAATTATTTGCTATACCGGATCCTGAAACTGAGCGGTTATGA
- the lolB gene encoding lipoprotein insertase outer membrane protein LolB produces MRTLILLLSFCTFTFALVSCTTVTPTAPTPEIPWKNRELALSRIQSWQLSGKIAVQTARESGSATMNWTQQRERYQVALQGPLGAGSLRLSGQPGMASLETSDGKRYTANSAEQLLAQQSGWNLPLSHLKYWIRGLPVPGVSYQGQFDPYHRLSSLAQQGWNVQFLSYRQVGTVDLPDRLAITSPLVKSKIVIHQWNVNAVRNP; encoded by the coding sequence ATGCGCACACTGATTCTGCTCCTGTCATTTTGCACCTTCACATTCGCATTAGTCAGCTGTACTACGGTGACGCCGACCGCGCCCACCCCCGAAATTCCCTGGAAAAACCGCGAGCTGGCTCTAAGCCGCATTCAGAGCTGGCAGCTGTCCGGTAAAATTGCCGTTCAAACAGCTCGGGAATCGGGCAGCGCAACAATGAACTGGACACAGCAGCGCGAGCGCTATCAGGTCGCCTTACAGGGGCCATTAGGCGCCGGCTCACTCAGGCTCTCAGGGCAGCCGGGCATGGCCTCGCTTGAAACGTCGGACGGGAAACGCTATACGGCGAACAGTGCGGAGCAATTACTGGCTCAGCAGTCAGGATGGAATCTTCCGCTTTCCCATCTAAAATATTGGATCCGCGGCCTGCCCGTGCCAGGCGTTTCCTACCAGGGCCAATTTGATCCTTATCACCGCTTGAGCTCACTGGCACAGCAGGGATGGAATGTGCAATTTTTAAGTTACCGCCAAGTGGGAACCGTGGATTTGCCTGACAGATTGGCGATCACCTCCCCCCTGGTAAAATCCAAGATTGTGATCCACCAGTGGAATGTGAACGCAGTGAGAAATCCGTGA
- the prfA gene encoding peptide chain release factor 1 has translation MKPSIKTKLENLAQRHDELKRLLSDPDVTSDLNRYRDLSREYAQLEPFVQKYERYQQLLKELEEATLMLEEEDPELQQLAKQEVKQIEDDIAALEEALLIDLLPKDPHDNNNIFLEIRAGTGGDEAAIFAGDLARMYMRYAEAKGFKMEVISESHGEHGGYKEIIIRIVGHGAFSRFKFESGVHRVQRVPETEAQGRIHTSTCTVAILPELEEIEEIDISPADLRIDTFRASGAGGQHVQKTDSAIRITHIPTGTVVECQDERSQHKNRARAMSLLKARILSAEREKQQKQQAETRRNLVGTGDRSERIRTYNFPQGRLTDHRINLTLYQLPQIMEGELDPVIDALVHEYNADLIASLGE, from the coding sequence ATGAAACCATCTATTAAAACGAAGTTAGAAAATTTGGCTCAACGCCATGATGAATTAAAACGTTTGCTATCGGATCCTGATGTGACCAGCGATCTCAATCGTTATCGCGATCTCTCCAGAGAGTACGCGCAGCTTGAGCCGTTTGTGCAGAAATACGAACGATACCAGCAGCTTCTCAAGGAACTGGAAGAGGCAACGCTCATGCTGGAAGAGGAAGATCCTGAGCTGCAGCAGCTGGCCAAGCAGGAAGTCAAACAGATAGAGGATGATATTGCGGCACTGGAAGAAGCATTACTGATTGATCTATTGCCCAAAGACCCGCACGACAATAACAATATCTTTTTGGAAATTCGCGCAGGCACAGGCGGTGATGAAGCTGCTATTTTTGCCGGTGATCTTGCGCGTATGTATATGCGTTATGCAGAGGCAAAAGGGTTCAAAATGGAAGTGATCAGCGAGAGCCATGGCGAGCACGGCGGTTATAAGGAAATTATTATCCGCATTGTTGGGCACGGCGCATTTTCGCGCTTCAAATTTGAATCCGGCGTGCACCGCGTGCAGCGCGTGCCAGAAACGGAAGCACAGGGTCGCATTCATACTTCTACATGCACGGTAGCCATTTTACCTGAGCTGGAAGAAATTGAAGAAATCGATATCAGCCCTGCTGATTTGCGCATTGATACATTTCGTGCGTCAGGTGCAGGCGGCCAACATGTACAAAAAACCGATTCTGCGATACGGATTACGCATATCCCCACTGGCACAGTGGTTGAATGTCAGGATGAACGATCGCAGCATAAAAACCGTGCGCGTGCGATGTCATTGCTAAAAGCGCGCATCCTTTCCGCAGAGCGGGAGAAGCAACAAAAGCAACAAGCGGAAACGCGACGCAATCTTGTGGGTACCGGTGACCGTTCTGAACGGATTCGCACCTATAATTTTCCGCAGGGGAGATTGACGGATCATCGTATCAACTTGACACTTTATCAATTACCCCAAATCATGGAGGGTGAGCTGGATCCCGTGATTGATGCGCTGGTTCACGAATACAACGCAGACTTGATTGCGTCCCTAGGGGAATGA
- a CDS encoding DotI/IcmL/TraM family protein: MKTNRKDPMVTVFSRNIFYKQLHYLALSTLALTIIIIGVLIGILYFLIRNPQRPLYFAADSVGRLIQIVPVDRPNMSNDEVINWAVEALQTAFSYDFVNYRGQLQSAQKYFTTYGWSTYMRGLTLSGNLLAVTGRKQIVIAQVVPPVKIVAQGILGGAYAWKFEMRVLMTYWEPPFDNESKVLNPLDVTMIVQRQEILQSYKGLGVLQVIARFATSPSTQPQEISRTPTG; encoded by the coding sequence ATGAAGACAAACCGAAAAGATCCGATGGTGACAGTTTTTTCGCGCAACATTTTTTATAAACAGCTGCATTATCTGGCTTTAAGTACCTTGGCGTTAACGATCATCATCATTGGTGTTTTAATTGGCATTCTTTATTTTCTTATTCGCAATCCCCAGCGTCCTCTCTACTTCGCTGCAGATAGCGTTGGGCGGCTTATTCAGATTGTCCCAGTGGATAGGCCAAACATGAGCAATGATGAAGTGATTAACTGGGCAGTCGAAGCATTGCAAACGGCTTTTTCTTATGATTTCGTTAATTATCGCGGGCAGCTGCAATCGGCACAAAAATATTTTACGACCTATGGGTGGTCAACTTACATGAGGGGGCTTACCCTCTCCGGTAATCTGCTCGCAGTGACGGGGCGCAAGCAGATCGTGATTGCGCAAGTCGTACCGCCGGTTAAAATCGTGGCGCAAGGCATATTGGGCGGTGCTTATGCATGGAAATTTGAAATGCGTGTGCTGATGACCTATTGGGAGCCGCCTTTTGATAATGAATCCAAGGTGCTTAATCCGCTGGATGTGACTATGATTGTCCAAAGGCAGGAAATTCTTCAAAGCTATAAAGGGCTCGGTGTATTGCAAGTTATCGCGAGATTTGCGACTTCTCCTTCTACTCAGCCGCAGGAAATTTCAAGAACACCCACGGGGTAA
- the dksA gene encoding RNA polymerase-binding protein DksA, translating into MATKEKDILEPSLEVLGISPYKQKKTEDYMSAKMLEHFRKILMALRQRLLEGGDKIVTHMKEEAINYPDPNDRASQEEDFRLELRTRDRERKLLKKIEESLELIREKEYGYCEVCGVEIGLRRLEARPTATLCIDCKTLDEIKEKQQKQEEEY; encoded by the coding sequence ATGGCAACTAAAGAAAAAGACATTTTAGAGCCCAGCTTAGAGGTCTTAGGCATTTCGCCTTACAAGCAAAAAAAGACCGAAGATTATATGAGTGCAAAAATGCTGGAGCATTTCCGAAAAATTCTGATGGCTTTGCGGCAGCGATTGCTGGAAGGCGGTGACAAGATTGTTACTCATATGAAAGAAGAAGCAATTAATTACCCCGATCCCAATGACCGCGCAAGCCAGGAAGAAGATTTCCGCCTGGAACTGCGGACGCGTGACCGAGAGAGGAAGCTGCTGAAGAAAATTGAAGAATCCCTCGAGCTTATACGGGAAAAGGAATATGGCTATTGTGAAGTCTGCGGTGTTGAGATTGGCCTGCGCCGTCTGGAAGCGCGCCCCACAGCAACGCTTTGTATAGATTGCAAGACATTGGATGAAATTAAAGAAAAGCAGCAAAAACAGGAAGAAGAATACTAA
- a CDS encoding OmpA family protein — protein sequence MQKLVIAKVGRMNPLFFFWRSKPYGCFFLLTCFCLFLCACASSDVSREAASNMDMGVQNAKNLYNNATEGNIADSYQNASQATKGAIIGGTAGAVTGGLSSGIGVFHGAAIGAILGAAYGSYIDSTTTLDDRLENRGANIVVLGDQILIVLPSARLFNPMTSTLKAQAYSTLYLVAQYINQYTKMLVKVSAYTDASGTSSADLALSQQQAERVAKILLASGVDARVLYATGYGGTRLVTKNTMNWDTDNYRIEITLEKLYV from the coding sequence GTGCAAAAGTTGGTGATCGCCAAGGTTGGCAGGATGAATCCCCTGTTCTTTTTTTGGAGAAGCAAGCCATACGGATGTTTCTTTCTGTTAACGTGTTTCTGCCTTTTTCTCTGTGCTTGCGCTTCTTCCGATGTTTCCCGCGAAGCCGCTTCCAATATGGATATGGGCGTACAAAATGCTAAAAATCTTTATAACAATGCCACTGAAGGGAATATCGCAGATTCCTACCAGAATGCCAGCCAAGCCACCAAGGGCGCTATTATTGGCGGTACAGCCGGTGCGGTAACAGGCGGTTTATCTTCCGGTATCGGCGTTTTTCATGGCGCTGCCATTGGTGCCATTCTCGGTGCGGCTTATGGTTCTTACATCGACTCAACCACAACGCTGGATGACCGATTGGAAAATCGCGGCGCAAATATTGTCGTGTTGGGCGATCAAATCCTGATTGTCCTGCCCTCCGCACGTCTTTTTAATCCCATGACTTCGACATTGAAAGCGCAAGCTTATTCCACGCTTTATTTGGTGGCTCAGTATATTAATCAGTACACAAAAATGCTGGTGAAGGTATCCGCTTATACCGACGCAAGCGGTACCAGCAGCGCAGACCTCGCTTTATCGCAGCAGCAGGCTGAACGAGTTGCCAAGATCTTACTGGCAAGCGGCGTTGACGCCCGCGTTTTATATGCAACGGGTTATGGCGGCACACGCCTGGTCACTAAAAACACCATGAATTGGGATACGGATAATTACCGCATCGAAATTACATTAGAAAAATTGTATGTGTAA
- a CDS encoding DotI/IcmL/TraM family protein, whose amino-acid sequence MAISAAEEKYMPREHDFYRKHYHHVIYVLMTVIVLMIIAVGVVFFQMLKRPLPAFHAVQPDGDRMVLTPYLQPNLLPETLLQWGSKAATVAYTFDFSRFREQLALARPYFTEAGWADYQGSVSGLLDTIWENKLFINGVVAGTPVISNQGPLPGKDYAWRVQIPFLVTYQSANTTTKRDFFVVLTIVRVPTYKNPQGIGIDQFVMVPR is encoded by the coding sequence ATGGCGATAAGCGCAGCCGAAGAAAAATATATGCCGCGGGAGCATGATTTTTACCGTAAGCATTACCATCATGTTATTTACGTTTTGATGACGGTCATTGTTTTGATGATCATTGCAGTAGGCGTCGTGTTTTTTCAGATGCTCAAGCGGCCGTTGCCAGCATTCCATGCCGTGCAGCCGGATGGAGATAGAATGGTTTTAACGCCTTATCTTCAACCTAACCTGCTGCCGGAGACGCTGTTGCAGTGGGGAAGCAAGGCGGCGACGGTGGCCTATACTTTTGACTTTTCCCGTTTCCGGGAACAGCTTGCACTGGCAAGGCCCTATTTTACTGAGGCAGGGTGGGCTGATTATCAAGGTTCCGTGAGTGGCCTTCTCGATACAATTTGGGAAAACAAGTTGTTTATAAATGGCGTCGTTGCTGGCACGCCGGTGATCTCCAATCAAGGTCCGTTACCCGGTAAAGACTATGCCTGGCGGGTACAGATTCCATTTCTGGTAACTTATCAAAGTGCCAATACAACGACCAAGCGTGATTTTTTTGTCGTACTCACGATCGTGCGGGTACCTACTTATAAGAACCCGCAAGGGATAGGTATTGATCAATTTGTCATGGTGCCGCGATGA
- the prmC gene encoding peptide chain release factor N(5)-glutamine methyltransferase, with amino-acid sequence MTIAEWLQQATHQLAAVTDVPQLEAEILLAHALKKSRSYLYAWPQQTVASEDAQHFIHLLAQRARSKPIAYITGKKEFWSLELFVNENTLIPRPETELLVASVLNLFPEQDKAVQVADLGTGSGAIALALASERPAWQIHAVDISEAALSVARKNGRHLTLQNIIFHQGNWCEALPAGGFDVIVSNPPYIATDEWRRYADGLAYEPENALLSGEDGLAAIREIINTAKSRLKQAGYLLIEHGFAQGEAVQRLFSKNGYSHVHSLRDLQGQTRVTLGRYAGA; translated from the coding sequence ATGACCATTGCGGAATGGCTTCAACAGGCAACACATCAGCTTGCAGCGGTGACAGATGTGCCTCAGTTAGAGGCTGAAATCCTCCTGGCGCATGCTCTCAAGAAGTCACGTAGCTATTTGTATGCGTGGCCTCAACAGACGGTTGCATCTGAAGACGCGCAGCATTTTATTCATTTGCTTGCACAACGCGCCCGCAGCAAACCAATTGCCTACATTACAGGTAAAAAAGAATTTTGGTCGCTGGAGCTCTTTGTTAATGAAAACACACTGATTCCCCGCCCGGAGACAGAGTTGTTGGTCGCTTCTGTCTTAAATTTATTTCCCGAGCAAGATAAGGCAGTCCAAGTAGCTGACCTTGGCACAGGCAGCGGCGCGATTGCCCTAGCACTTGCCAGCGAGCGTCCAGCATGGCAAATCCATGCGGTTGATATTAGCGAAGCGGCTCTCAGTGTGGCCCGTAAAAACGGGCGGCATCTGACGTTGCAAAATATTATTTTTCACCAAGGTAATTGGTGCGAAGCGCTGCCTGCCGGCGGATTTGATGTCATCGTGAGTAATCCGCCTTATATTGCGACGGATGAATGGAGAAGGTATGCGGATGGCTTGGCGTATGAACCGGAAAACGCTTTATTGTCCGGAGAAGACGGCTTGGCGGCTATTCGCGAAATTATTAATACTGCCAAATCCCGCTTAAAACAAGCGGGTTATCTGCTCATTGAGCATGGTTTTGCGCAAGGCGAAGCGGTGCAGCGCCTCTTTTCCAAAAACGGTTACAGTCATGTTCACTCGCTTCGCGATTTGCAGGGACAGACGCGCGTGACGCTTGGACGCTATGCAGGCGCTTAG
- the icmP gene encoding type IVB secretion system coupling complex protein DotM/IcmP, which produces MAAAPQGNQSDNSNAMLWSIAAVFAAMGAVWYVFKNQIAYFYLQIKLYEAKFLTIFSDRFERVQANIQAMQVNVDKTSFNDLINIGITVGDWLRYPFIVILIALAFAVYFGNSTRIFRRTYSMKDLAVLEKGNWPQISPVIGLDLVKTDIDKGPWSMAMSPLQFCKRFKLLEEVRPQRREGMSRKDWDRVEVVLKRGESNKIFAMQLGQLWKGVERLPPHAKALFAAFAARINADSKGAANLLAQLAASSGSGKLNVAGVNELLKKHMGSKAVQRIVQSHAYVLTVMASMLEGAREDGVQASADFLWLKPMDRRLWYTLNTVGRQTPFAEVAGVFAHWVAEKEAGRKLMVPMVEEATNALELALKEVVYHPDEQQ; this is translated from the coding sequence ATGGCCGCAGCACCACAGGGTAATCAATCTGATAATTCCAATGCCATGTTGTGGAGTATCGCAGCGGTTTTTGCTGCGATGGGTGCTGTCTGGTATGTTTTTAAAAACCAAATCGCCTATTTTTATCTTCAGATTAAACTTTACGAAGCCAAGTTTTTAACTATTTTCAGCGACCGGTTTGAGCGCGTGCAAGCCAATATTCAGGCTATGCAGGTGAATGTAGACAAAACCAGTTTCAACGATCTGATTAATATTGGTATCACTGTCGGGGACTGGCTTCGTTATCCTTTTATCGTCATCTTGATCGCGCTTGCCTTTGCTGTCTATTTTGGTAATAGCACGCGTATTTTTAGGCGTACTTATTCCATGAAGGATTTGGCCGTGCTCGAGAAAGGAAACTGGCCGCAAATTTCACCCGTGATCGGACTCGATTTGGTCAAAACAGACATCGACAAAGGGCCTTGGTCCATGGCGATGTCACCTTTGCAATTTTGCAAACGGTTTAAGTTGCTCGAAGAAGTGCGTCCACAACGGCGTGAAGGGATGAGCCGCAAAGATTGGGACCGTGTGGAGGTGGTATTAAAGCGTGGCGAATCTAATAAGATTTTTGCCATGCAATTGGGCCAATTATGGAAGGGCGTAGAGAGATTGCCGCCGCATGCAAAAGCGTTATTTGCTGCTTTTGCTGCGCGTATTAATGCGGACAGCAAAGGTGCCGCAAATCTGTTGGCGCAGCTCGCTGCTTCGTCAGGCTCAGGTAAGCTCAATGTAGCAGGCGTTAATGAGTTATTAAAAAAACATATGGGTTCAAAGGCAGTGCAACGGATCGTGCAGTCGCATGCTTATGTATTAACCGTGATGGCGTCCATGCTGGAAGGCGCGCGAGAGGATGGTGTACAAGCCTCAGCTGATTTTTTATGGCTAAAACCAATGGATCGGCGGCTTTGGTATACATTGAACACAGTAGGCAGGCAAACACCCTTCGCAGAGGTAGCGGGTGTTTTTGCTCACTGGGTAGCAGAGAAAGAAGCAGGAAGAAAATTAATGGTCCCCATGGTTGAAGAAGCAACCAATGCGCTGGAGTTGGCTCTGAAAGAAGTGGTTTATCATCCGGATGAGCAGCAATAA